From the genome of Candidatus Methylopumilus turicensis, one region includes:
- a CDS encoding quinoprotein relay system zinc metallohydrolase 2, protein MLKRIMLAIATILSTTFALASPLTMENLGNGIYVHHGVHEDMSEGYHADICNLSFIVGSKGIAVIDTGGSLKTGQALREAIRQVSELPILYVINTHVHPDHIFGNAAFIQDKATFVGHEKLPDAMERRRENYLRINQQWLGDAFAGSEIIKPSLLVKGESKLDLGDRTLLLTAYPIAHTNTDLTVFDHKSSTLWTGDLLFVERTPSIDGDIKGWLAVINALKTNEAEFAIPGHSSSLKDANWKKQLNDQERYLWTLLNDIRASIKKGEVMEKAMGTAAASERSYWQLFDIVNRRNVNNIYPGLEWE, encoded by the coding sequence ATGTTAAAAAGAATAATGCTAGCGATAGCCACAATTTTGAGTACCACATTTGCACTTGCCAGCCCATTAACCATGGAAAACTTAGGAAACGGTATTTACGTGCATCATGGTGTGCACGAAGATATGTCCGAGGGATATCATGCTGACATTTGCAATTTGAGCTTTATCGTTGGGAGCAAGGGTATTGCAGTGATTGATACGGGCGGTAGCTTAAAAACTGGTCAAGCTTTGCGTGAGGCGATTCGGCAAGTTTCAGAATTGCCGATTTTATATGTGATTAATACCCATGTGCATCCAGACCATATTTTTGGTAACGCGGCATTTATTCAAGATAAAGCCACTTTCGTGGGACATGAAAAACTGCCGGATGCGATGGAACGCCGTCGTGAGAACTATTTACGGATTAACCAACAATGGTTAGGTGATGCATTTGCAGGAAGCGAAATCATTAAACCCAGCTTGCTAGTGAAAGGCGAGAGCAAACTAGATTTGGGCGACAGAACGCTTTTGCTAACCGCTTACCCAATCGCACACACCAACACTGATTTAACGGTATTTGATCATAAAAGTTCAACGCTCTGGACCGGCGACTTGCTTTTTGTGGAGCGCACTCCTTCAATTGATGGTGACATCAAAGGCTGGTTAGCGGTGATTAACGCGCTGAAAACCAATGAAGCAGAATTTGCGATTCCTGGGCACAGCAGTTCACTGAAAGATGCGAATTGGAAAAAGCAGCTGAATGATCAAGAGCGTTACTTATGGACGCTATTAAACGATATTCGTGCGAGCATTAAAAAAGGCGAGGTGATGGAAAAAGCAATGGGAACCGCCGCTGCTTCTGAGCGCAGCTATTGGCAACTCTTTGATATCGTTAATCGACGTAATGTGAACAATATTTATCCTGGATTAGAGTGGGAGTAA